The following are from one region of the Salvia splendens isolate huo1 chromosome 2, SspV2, whole genome shotgun sequence genome:
- the LOC121777124 gene encoding uncharacterized protein LOC121777124, whose amino-acid sequence MALNNNLNLLFILLFFSSLLLPNHLAQSPRPAPGSSQGPAPGPSLYDDEPAPWPSLFDDEPAPGPSLFDDIDYQIDTQNPSISLPPTSSEAPSIAPSNEYDLSPSNAPSDDDPADPALEKICESTDHPALCLSTVAPYLDGETDIQSVLDVAIQAGAVFSRYGQETAQKLAMNPGNPPQHSSVLSDCRDGFETAAENYGKAADALAAQDKSTVNSMLSAVITYIGDCQDTISTDSPLHSLTDKLINMTSNCLAISSIIN is encoded by the coding sequence atggccCTAAACAACAATCTAAACTTGTTAttcatcctcctcttcttctcctccCTCCTCCTCCCCAACCATCTAGCACAATCCCCGCGGCCGGCCCCCGGCTCGTCCCAAGGGCCAGCGCCAGGGCCATCGTTATATGACGACGAGCCGGCACCATGGCCATCGTTATTTGACGACGAGCCGGCGCCAGGGCCATCGCTATTCGACGACATAGACTACCAAATCGACACTCAAAATCCCTCCATCTCGCTACCCCCGACGTCCTCAGAAGCCCCGTCCATCGCTCCAAGCAACGAGTACGATCTGTCGCCATCCAACGCCCCGTCAGACGACGATCCCGCCGATCCAGCATTGGAGAAAATCTGCGAGTCGACCGACCACCCCGCCCTTTGCCTGTCCACGGTGGCGCCGTACCTAGACGGGGAAACGGACATCCAGTCCGTCCTCGACGTGGCCATTCAGGCCGGGGCCGTGTTCTCCAGATACGGCCAGGAAACTGCGCAGAAGCTCGCTATGAACCCGGGGAACCCTCCCCAGCACTCGTCCGTGCTCAGCGACTGCAGGGACGGGTTTGAGACCGCGGCCGAGAACTACGGGAAGGCCGCGGACGCGCTCGCAGCTCAAGACAAGAGCACGGTGAACAGCATGCTGAGTGCCGTGATAACATACATCGGAGACTGCCAGGATACGATCTCCACGGATTCACCATTGCACAGCCTTACGGATAAGCTCATCAACATGACTAGCAATTGCCTAGCAATTAGCTCCATCATCAACTGA